In Sedimentibacter sp. MB31-C6, one genomic interval encodes:
- a CDS encoding DegV family protein: MGIRIIIDSTSDVTPEIIDKYNLIMVPLTVNFEDKSYLDKIEIKSDEFFELLSKSEKLPTTSQVSPGTFVETFSEILLQGDEIIGLFLASEFSGTYESARIAKDMIGGDKIHLIDSRSVTLGSFALILEAIELVNQNKNIQEIVETLEVLKDKVEAVAVLDTLKYLEKGGRLSKGQAVVGSILNIKPIIRIKEGKINVIDKIRGNNKTIRWFDKWIEENNFDLSDKTILLFHGRNIEQLKVLREAIENKYKIKNIIEQEIGPVIGTHAGPGVLGIGFVNK; this comes from the coding sequence ATGGGTATTAGAATAATAATAGATAGCACATCAGATGTAACACCAGAGATAATTGACAAATATAATTTGATAATGGTACCGCTAACAGTTAATTTTGAAGATAAATCTTATTTAGATAAAATCGAAATAAAATCAGATGAATTTTTTGAGTTACTAAGTAAATCAGAAAAACTTCCTACTACATCTCAAGTTTCTCCAGGAACATTTGTTGAAACATTTAGTGAGATATTGTTACAAGGGGATGAAATAATAGGATTATTTTTAGCTTCAGAATTTAGTGGTACATATGAATCTGCAAGAATAGCAAAAGATATGATAGGTGGAGATAAAATTCATTTAATTGACTCAAGAAGTGTTACTCTTGGATCGTTTGCTCTTATTTTAGAAGCCATAGAATTAGTTAATCAAAATAAGAATATTCAAGAAATTGTTGAAACTTTGGAAGTTTTAAAAGATAAAGTTGAAGCAGTTGCGGTATTAGATACTCTCAAATATCTTGAAAAAGGCGGAAGACTTTCAAAAGGTCAAGCTGTTGTTGGCTCGATTTTAAACATAAAGCCAATTATTAGGATAAAAGAAGGGAAGATAAATGTTATTGATAAGATTAGAGGGAATAACAAAACAATAAGGTGGTTTGACAAGTGGATTGAAGAGAATAACTTTGATTTATCTGATAAAACAATTCTCTTATTTCATGGTCGTAACATAGAACAGCTTAAGGTATTAAGAGAAGCTATTGAAAATAAATATAAGATTAAAAATATTATTGAGCAAGAGATAGGTCCGGTAATAGGTACTCACGCAGGTCCTGGTGTTCTTGGAATTGGATTTGTTAATAAGTAG
- a CDS encoding MarR family winged helix-turn-helix transcriptional regulator, whose protein sequence is MSSHETLNEILVRLFANILDIEEKCLRRGEFKNLSISEMHVIESIGVDKDRTMSDTAKDLRVTSGTLTTAVDNLVKKGYVERHRSDEDRRVVKIKLNEKGIKAFKSHEDFHKDLVLSALEELDKHEEEVLIETLTNIDNFFKKKYKF, encoded by the coding sequence ATGAGTAGTCATGAAACGTTGAATGAAATACTTGTAAGACTTTTTGCTAATATATTGGACATTGAAGAAAAATGCTTACGCAGAGGTGAATTTAAAAATTTGTCAATTTCTGAAATGCATGTAATCGAGAGTATAGGCGTTGATAAGGATCGAACTATGTCAGATACTGCCAAGGATTTAAGAGTAACATCAGGCACCCTTACTACTGCAGTAGATAATCTTGTAAAAAAGGGTTATGTTGAAAGACACCGCTCTGATGAAGATAGACGTGTAGTTAAAATTAAACTTAATGAAAAGGGTATTAAAGCATTTAAATCACATGAAGACTTTCATAAAGATTTAGTATTAAGCGCATTGGAAGAATTGGATAAACATGAAGAGGAAGTTTTAATAGAGACTTTAACTAATATTGATAACTTCTTTAAAAAGAAATATAAATTTTAA
- a CDS encoding DNA-3-methyladenine glycosylase, translated as MYKLNRNFYNRDARIVAQELIGKVLVRQYDGNIIKARITETEAYIGAIDKASHGYGGKITKRTKIMYGPPGYTYVYLIYGMYYCLNFVTEGEGVCSAVLIRAAEPVENIGLMCNNRYNKSLNEISKQQLKNLSNGPGKLCIALDISKEDNGVDLTKEEIYLLDDEYTNFLVEKSKRINIDYAEEAKDFLWRYTIKLL; from the coding sequence ATGTATAAGTTGAATAGAAATTTTTATAATAGAGATGCGCGGATTGTAGCACAAGAATTGATTGGGAAAGTTTTAGTTAGACAATATGACGGTAACATTATTAAAGCTCGTATTACGGAAACAGAGGCATATATAGGGGCAATAGATAAGGCTAGTCATGGTTATGGGGGTAAAATAACTAAACGTACAAAAATTATGTATGGACCTCCGGGTTACACATACGTATATCTTATTTATGGTATGTATTATTGTTTAAATTTTGTTACTGAAGGCGAGGGTGTTTGTAGTGCAGTTCTCATTAGAGCTGCAGAACCAGTTGAAAACATTGGATTAATGTGCAATAATCGATACAATAAATCATTAAACGAAATTAGTAAACAGCAACTAAAAAACTTATCAAATGGACCAGGAAAGCTTTGTATTGCTTTGGATATATCAAAGGAAGATAACGGTGTTGATTTAACTAAAGAAGAAATATACTTATTAGATGATGAATATACTAATTTTTTAGTAGAAAAAAGTAAACGTATAAATATTGATTATGCAGAAGAAGCAAAAGACTTTTTATGGAGATATACAATTAAATTATTATAA
- a CDS encoding TatD family hydrolase, with protein sequence MEIKYVDSHAHLDDDRFNDDRDELINSLKNNGIDLVLNPGADLKSSKNAVNIANKYKNIYAAIGCHPHDSKYMTYETIEIFKEYTKNEKVVGIGEIGLDYYYDNSDREVQKKWFREQIKLAKDVDLPYIVHDRDAHEDVYRIINEEHYDGTRGIIHCFSSSVEMAKEFIKLGFMISLGGPVTFKKAKTPKLVAKEIPLEYLLIETDSPYLTPVPYRGKRNEPSYVKYVAEEIAIIKNLPVEVVAEQTKENFKKLFKL encoded by the coding sequence GTGGAAATTAAATATGTAGATAGTCATGCTCATCTTGATGACGATAGATTTAATGATGACAGAGATGAGTTAATAAATTCATTAAAAAATAATGGAATAGATTTAGTATTAAACCCAGGAGCAGACTTGAAGTCCTCTAAAAATGCAGTTAATATAGCAAATAAATATAAAAATATATATGCTGCCATAGGGTGTCATCCACATGATTCTAAATATATGACATACGAAACTATTGAAATTTTTAAAGAGTATACAAAGAATGAAAAAGTAGTGGGAATAGGGGAAATCGGTTTAGACTATTACTATGATAATTCTGATAGAGAAGTTCAAAAAAAATGGTTTAGAGAACAAATAAAACTTGCTAAAGATGTAGACTTACCTTATATTGTCCATGATAGAGATGCTCATGAAGATGTTTATAGAATCATTAATGAAGAACATTATGATGGTACAAGAGGAATTATACATTGCTTTTCTAGTAGTGTTGAAATGGCAAAAGAATTTATTAAACTAGGTTTTATGATATCCCTTGGTGGACCTGTTACATTTAAAAAGGCAAAAACACCAAAATTAGTTGCAAAGGAAATACCTTTAGAATATTTGCTAATAGAAACAGATTCTCCATATTTGACTCCAGTACCTTATAGAGGAAAAAGAAATGAGCCCTCATATGTAAAATATGTAGCTGAAGAAATTGCAATAATAAAAAATCTTCCTGTTGAGGTAGTAGCAGAACAAACAAAAGAAAATTTTAAAAAGTTATTTAAATTATAA
- a CDS encoding helix-turn-helix domain-containing protein produces the protein MELGEKIRSLRQKYKMSIEQLSEKSGLSKGLISQIERDITGPSVASLWKISKALNVTMNYFFNEYGETNKVVRKEERKKILMNNSSRIYELLSPDLKKSIELIWIEIEPNDSNCDELICHEGEECGVVIKGSLNILSGENVYSLKEGDSIYLDSTIPHRFLNNGIDKSISIWAMVPPSF, from the coding sequence ATGGAATTAGGTGAAAAGATTAGATCTCTAAGACAAAAATATAAAATGAGTATAGAACAACTTTCAGAGAAATCAGGTTTAAGTAAAGGTTTAATAAGTCAAATAGAGAGAGATATAACTGGTCCTTCAGTTGCCTCCTTATGGAAGATTTCTAAAGCTTTAAATGTAACAATGAATTATTTTTTTAATGAATATGGAGAAACTAATAAAGTTGTTCGCAAGGAAGAAAGAAAAAAAATATTGATGAATAATTCGAGTAGAATATATGAACTTCTAAGTCCAGATTTAAAGAAATCAATTGAACTAATTTGGATAGAAATTGAACCAAATGACTCAAATTGCGATGAACTAATATGTCATGAAGGTGAGGAATGTGGAGTTGTCATTAAGGGATCATTAAATATTTTATCAGGTGAAAACGTATACAGTTTAAAAGAGGGAGACAGTATCTACCTTGATAGTACGATACCTCATAGGTTTTTAAATAATGGTATAGATAAATCAATTTCTATTTGGGCGATGGTTCCTCCTAGTTTTTAA
- a CDS encoding ABC transporter permease — translation MEKYKDNKEVVNISKEQQEFIKSIKRENKLIRITQILIFIIFISLWEFSARNNLVDTFLTSSPGAIKELILRFIEDGSLFKHLYVSTTETLVGFLVGTIIGFLVAILLWWFEKLARIMDPYLVILNSLPKTALAPIIILWAGMGFSGIVVTAASISVIVTIMTLYTGFTNVENDKIVLLKTLGANKFQILNKVIVPSNLPNILSVVKVNIGLSWIGVIVGEFLVSKAGIGYLILYGSQTFKLDLVMMGVFILAVIAAIMYFFAAWLEKKVIKY, via the coding sequence ATGGAAAAATATAAAGATAACAAAGAAGTAGTTAATATATCAAAAGAGCAACAAGAATTTATTAAATCAATAAAAAGAGAGAATAAGTTAATTAGGATTACTCAAATATTAATATTTATAATATTTATATCACTTTGGGAGTTTTCTGCTAGAAATAATTTGGTTGATACGTTTTTAACAAGCAGTCCAGGAGCTATTAAAGAGTTGATATTGAGGTTTATAGAAGATGGAAGTCTCTTTAAGCATTTATATGTATCTACTACAGAAACATTAGTGGGTTTTTTAGTTGGAACAATAATTGGTTTTTTAGTTGCAATATTATTGTGGTGGTTTGAAAAATTAGCAAGAATTATGGATCCATATTTAGTTATTTTAAATAGTTTACCAAAGACTGCCCTAGCACCAATTATTATATTATGGGCTGGTATGGGTTTTTCAGGAATAGTAGTTACAGCAGCGTCGATTTCTGTAATAGTAACAATAATGACTTTATATACTGGTTTTACAAATGTGGAAAATGATAAAATTGTATTGCTTAAAACATTAGGAGCAAATAAGTTTCAGATATTAAATAAGGTTATTGTACCTTCAAATCTTCCTAATATTCTAAGCGTAGTAAAGGTGAACATAGGTTTATCTTGGATTGGAGTTATTGTTGGAGAATTTCTTGTATCTAAAGCAGGAATTGGTTATTTGATTCTTTATGGTAGTCAAACATTTAAGCTGGATCTAGTAATGATGGGGGTTTTTATATTAGCAGTTATTGCAGCTATAATGTATTTTTTTGCAGCGTGGTTAGAGAAGAAAGTTATAAAATATTAA
- a CDS encoding ABC transporter ATP-binding protein yields the protein MEYVCELKNISKRFHTINNETKAIENISFKVGKGEIVSIVGPSGSGKSTVLSLIAGLEKPSEGEIKINTDSIGFMFQKDQLYEWRNIYKNCLLGLEIKGKDNEENKNKVMEMLKKYGLYNFRDHYPSQLSGGMRQRAALVRTLAIEPDLLLLDEPFSALDYQTRLSIGNEVGQILRKEKITAIMVTHDVPEAVSISDRVIVFTERPAKIKKEYTIDFNECDGDRTPMKCRNTLAFGEYFRQIWRDLDADGKI from the coding sequence ATGGAGTATGTATGCGAACTGAAAAATATCTCTAAAAGATTTCATACTATAAATAACGAGACAAAGGCAATTGAGAACATTTCATTTAAAGTAGGAAAAGGAGAAATTGTGTCTATAGTAGGACCATCTGGTTCTGGTAAATCAACTGTGCTATCCTTAATAGCTGGATTAGAGAAGCCTTCAGAAGGAGAAATTAAAATTAATACTGATAGTATTGGCTTTATGTTTCAGAAAGATCAATTATATGAATGGAGAAATATATATAAAAACTGTCTTCTTGGTTTAGAAATTAAAGGAAAAGATAATGAAGAAAATAAGAATAAGGTTATGGAAATGTTAAAAAAATATGGTTTGTACAATTTTAGAGATCATTATCCAAGCCAACTTTCTGGTGGTATGAGACAAAGAGCTGCTTTAGTACGGACGTTAGCGATTGAACCTGATTTGTTGCTACTAGATGAACCTTTCTCTGCATTGGACTATCAAACTAGACTGTCAATTGGTAATGAAGTTGGGCAAATACTAAGAAAAGAAAAGATTACTGCAATTATGGTTACACATGATGTTCCAGAGGCAGTTAGCATTTCTGACAGAGTAATAGTGTTTACTGAAAGACCTGCGAAAATAAAAAAAGAATATACAATAGATTTTAATGAATGCGATGGGGATAGAACTCCTATGAAATGCAGAAACACATTAGCATTTGGAGAATACTTCAGACAGATATGGAGGGATTTAGATGCAGATGGAAAAATATAA
- a CDS encoding metal-dependent transcriptional regulator yields MDKDFYTFRGYRIKNQEVLSPSMEDYIEMIYRLSLEKDVVRASDLSESLHVQPPSTTKMVKRLSKSGYVYYEKYGQIKLTKIGNEIGEYLLFRHKTVYNFLQLIGVKDNLLEETEKIEHAISADTLERISNLTTFLNNCPEYIKNN; encoded by the coding sequence ATGGATAAGGATTTTTATACATTTAGAGGATATAGGATAAAAAATCAAGAAGTACTTTCACCATCTATGGAAGATTATATAGAAATGATTTATAGATTATCACTAGAAAAAGATGTGGTAAGAGCTAGTGATTTATCAGAGTCATTGCATGTACAGCCTCCTTCTACTACTAAAATGGTTAAAAGGCTTTCTAAATCTGGTTATGTTTATTATGAAAAATATGGTCAGATAAAGTTAACTAAGATTGGAAATGAAATAGGGGAGTACTTATTATTTAGGCATAAGACTGTATATAATTTTTTACAATTAATAGGAGTTAAAGATAATTTATTAGAAGAAACTGAAAAAATAGAACATGCTATTAGTGCTGATACCTTAGAGCGAATAAGTAATTTAACTACTTTTCTTAATAATTGTCCAGAATATATAAAAAATAATTAA
- a CDS encoding FeoA family protein: MKILTDANIGQIVKVDKNDAKDSLKERLLALGLTKGADIEVLRKGPKDNLTVYKIRGAMIALRKEESNYIEIV, encoded by the coding sequence ATGAAAATACTCACAGATGCAAATATTGGTCAAATCGTAAAAGTAGATAAAAATGATGCTAAAGATTCATTAAAAGAAAGATTACTTGCCCTTGGTTTAACTAAAGGTGCTGATATAGAAGTTTTAAGAAAAGGTCCTAAAGATAATCTTACAGTCTATAAAATCAGAGGTGCTATGATAGCACTTAGAAAGGAAGAATCAAACTATATTGAAATAGTTTAG
- a CDS encoding ferrous iron transporter B — protein sequence MGLTAQSIKKEAMEDIYKISKSDNQHVIALAGNPNTGKSTVFNYLTGLKQHTGNWPGKTVVTARGEYQYNNEDYIMVDLPGSYSLFTSSKDEEVARDFTCSGNYDAIVVVADATCLERNLNLVFQIMELSPKVILCINLIDEARNKNISLKKDDLEKELGIPIVLTAARSGEGMEDLKRVIEDIAVNNIEYKPNIIRYDNEIENKLEEIIPVLKEMNISNLRWNGLRLIDSEPCIFSSQSDKHLTKNQADELINKFNLNENKYIIREKISEINYNYANNLKQKYVIEDYKKNNRDKKIDDIITSKRFGIPIMLGLLGLIFWITIQGANIPSQIISNILFKIQDYLSGLFIELRVPEFIRGIFIDGMYRTLAWVVSVMLPPMAIFFPLFTLLEDLGYLPRVAFNLDHLFKKACAHGKQSLSMCMG from the coding sequence TTGGGACTTACAGCACAATCAATCAAAAAGGAAGCAATGGAAGATATTTATAAAATAAGTAAAAGTGATAATCAACATGTTATAGCTTTAGCTGGAAATCCAAATACAGGTAAAAGTACTGTTTTTAATTATTTAACAGGCCTTAAACAACATACAGGAAATTGGCCTGGAAAAACTGTAGTTACTGCTAGAGGAGAATACCAATATAATAACGAAGATTACATTATGGTAGACTTACCAGGATCTTATTCCTTATTTACTTCTTCTAAAGATGAAGAAGTAGCTAGAGATTTCACATGTTCTGGAAACTATGATGCAATCGTAGTTGTAGCTGATGCAACTTGTTTAGAAAGAAATTTAAATTTAGTATTTCAGATAATGGAACTTTCTCCAAAAGTAATATTATGTATAAACCTAATAGACGAAGCAAGAAATAAAAATATTTCATTAAAAAAAGATGATCTTGAAAAAGAACTTGGCATACCTATAGTATTAACAGCTGCAAGAAGTGGTGAAGGAATGGAGGATTTAAAAAGAGTTATTGAAGATATAGCAGTTAATAATATAGAATATAAGCCAAATATAATAAGATATGATAATGAAATTGAAAATAAGTTAGAAGAAATTATACCTGTTTTAAAAGAAATGAATATATCCAACTTAAGATGGAATGGACTACGTTTAATAGACAGTGAACCATGTATTTTCTCATCTCAATCTGATAAACACTTAACAAAAAATCAAGCTGATGAATTAATTAATAAATTTAATCTTAATGAAAACAAATATATAATTAGAGAAAAAATATCAGAAATAAATTATAATTATGCAAATAATTTAAAGCAAAAATATGTAATCGAAGATTACAAAAAAAACAACAGAGATAAAAAAATAGATGATATCATTACATCAAAGCGTTTTGGTATACCAATTATGCTAGGGTTATTGGGATTAATATTTTGGATTACGATTCAAGGGGCAAATATTCCTTCCCAAATAATAAGTAATATATTATTCAAAATTCAAGATTATTTATCAGGATTGTTTATAGAATTAAGAGTTCCTGAATTCATAAGGGGAATATTTATAGATGGAATGTACAGAACTCTCGCCTGGGTAGTATCAGTTATGCTGCCTCCAATGGCAATTTTCTTTCCATTATTTACTTTATTAGAGGATTTAGGATATTTACCAAGAGTAGCTTTTAATTTAGACCATCTCTTTAAAAAAGCTTGTGCTCACGGAAAACAGAGTTTGAGTATGTGTATGGGTTAA
- a CDS encoding recombinase family protein: MRLSKDDEGLSESSSISTQKKMLSSYAKENKFEVYDEYIDDGYSGTSFERPAFLRMIRDIEDKKVNLVITKDLSRLGRDYITTGQFTEIYFPEHGVRYIAINDGYDSESIYNDIVPFKNVLNEMYARDTSKKIRSAFQTKMKEGSYIGNFAPYGYKKDPNNNGHLIIDEEAASVVKEMFEMAEMGHKPTDIAKYLNEKGIMTPAMYRCSTRPYLDIDKYSKRKEWISVTVAKMLKNIVYLGHTAQGKTRKVSLKSNATIINPPEEWIIVKNTHEPIITQETYDIVRQRTIARTNKRKSNFKNIFSGIAKCADCGKNMSTAGTRKKGAVANLVCGGYKLYGSKECSNHFIDYETLYDIVLNELKKHICLTENEKKSILKELQDENDLSKDSNLKKNIKMLEEYRLRIKEIDSIIQRLYEDNVTGKISDSRFSNLLNSYEQQQHNILNKIEELENIERLKEDSQKEAYAKFFELIQDYTEIKELTPELLYKVIDYIEIGQGHYEKTDKGKVKKQSIKIYYRFIGNIEENKNSIN, from the coding sequence ATGAGATTGTCGAAAGACGATGAAGGCTTAAGTGAAAGTTCAAGCATCTCAACTCAAAAGAAGATGCTTTCTTCTTATGCTAAGGAAAATAAATTTGAAGTTTATGATGAATATATCGATGATGGTTATAGTGGCACAAGTTTTGAACGTCCTGCATTTTTAAGAATGATTCGGGATATAGAAGACAAAAAAGTTAATTTGGTTATTACTAAAGATTTATCTCGTTTAGGTAGAGATTATATTACTACAGGTCAATTTACTGAAATATATTTTCCTGAACATGGGGTAAGGTATATTGCAATTAATGATGGTTATGATTCTGAAAGCATATATAATGATATCGTTCCATTTAAGAACGTATTAAATGAAATGTATGCAAGAGATACTTCGAAAAAAATTCGTTCTGCATTTCAAACGAAAATGAAAGAGGGAAGTTATATTGGGAATTTTGCTCCTTATGGATATAAAAAGGATCCTAATAATAATGGTCATCTAATAATTGACGAGGAAGCTGCATCAGTTGTTAAAGAAATGTTTGAGATGGCTGAAATGGGACATAAACCTACTGATATAGCAAAATATTTAAACGAAAAAGGAATTATGACTCCTGCAATGTATAGATGCTCTACTAGACCATATTTAGATATTGATAAGTATTCTAAGCGGAAAGAATGGATTTCTGTTACTGTAGCAAAAATGCTTAAAAATATTGTTTATTTAGGACATACTGCTCAAGGTAAAACAAGGAAAGTATCATTAAAGAGTAATGCTACTATTATAAATCCACCTGAAGAATGGATAATTGTTAAGAATACGCATGAACCTATTATTACCCAGGAAACTTACGATATCGTAAGACAACGAACAATAGCACGTACAAATAAGAGAAAATCAAATTTTAAAAATATATTTTCTGGTATAGCTAAATGTGCAGATTGTGGGAAAAACATGTCTACTGCTGGAACCAGAAAAAAAGGTGCAGTAGCAAATTTAGTATGCGGTGGATATAAGTTGTATGGAAGTAAAGAATGTAGTAATCATTTCATTGATTATGAGACATTATATGATATAGTGCTAAATGAACTTAAAAAACATATTTGCTTGACAGAAAATGAGAAAAAGTCTATATTAAAAGAGTTACAGGACGAAAATGATTTAAGTAAAGATAGTAACTTAAAGAAAAATATAAAAATGCTAGAAGAGTATAGACTTAGAATCAAAGAAATTGATAGTATAATTCAAAGACTATATGAAGATAATGTTACAGGAAAAATTAGTGATTCGCGTTTTAGCAACTTATTAAATTCATATGAACAACAACAGCATAATATATTAAATAAAATTGAAGAGCTAGAAAATATAGAAAGATTAAAAGAAGATAGTCAAAAAGAAGCATATGCTAAGTTTTTTGAATTAATTCAAGATTATACTGAAATAAAAGAATTGACTCCTGAATTATTATACAAGGTAATTGATTATATAGAAATAGGTCAAGGGCATTATGAAAAGACTGATAAAGGAAAAGTCAAAAAACAAAGCATTAAAATTTATTACAGATTTATCGGTAATATAGAAGAAAATAAAAATAGCATAAATTAA
- a CDS encoding DUF5348 domain-containing protein: MSKKAFIEIDEVINQADELKNKCLLMIDNVEEDRVNNALDSFVAKIEDFIEDLYYLNAPVKEGILSFDSTTEKFYISYNDGTDSFLFGCGTSIEIYDINNDEWIIGRIEGRNIGTNSFVNEYYFYGVNNPTLYKGMRVRKRQM, translated from the coding sequence GTGAGTAAAAAAGCTTTTATTGAGATTGATGAAGTGATTAATCAAGCAGATGAATTAAAGAACAAATGCTTATTAATGATTGATAATGTTGAAGAAGATCGAGTTAATAATGCTTTAGATTCTTTTGTTGCTAAGATAGAGGACTTTATTGAAGATTTATATTATTTAAATGCTCCTGTTAAAGAAGGAATATTATCTTTTGATTCAACAACAGAAAAATTTTACATATCATATAATGATGGAACGGATAGCTTTTTATTTGGATGTGGTACTTCTATAGAAATTTATGATATAAATAATGACGAGTGGATTATTGGTAGAATTGAGGGAAGAAATATTGGAACTAATTCTTTTGTAAATGAATACTATTTTTATGGAGTTAATAATCCTACTTTATATAAGGGAATGAGAGTTAGGAAAAGACAAATGTAA
- a CDS encoding helix-turn-helix domain-containing protein yields MLRIRHERINRHWTQAFVAEKIDTTKQTVQYLETGKIKPSYEVLVKLENLFNLSHRDLLQQVPDENILTEKANLFNNKK; encoded by the coding sequence ATGCTAAGGATAAGACATGAACGAATAAACAGACATTGGACACAAGCGTTTGTAGCAGAAAAAATAGATACAACAAAACAAACTGTGCAATATCTTGAAACTGGCAAAATTAAGCCATCCTATGAAGTTCTTGTCAAATTAGAAAACCTATTTAACCTTTCTCACAGGGATTTGCTGCAACAAGTCCCTGATGAAAACATTTTAACAGAAAAAGCTAATTTATTCAATAACAAAAAGTAA
- a CDS encoding helix-turn-helix domain-containing protein → MFDRSIFSKRLIELRTKNNIMAKDIALDIGISKQAFSQYEKQISTPSANILIAIAEYFNVSLDYLTGRTDEPFNPNVKK, encoded by the coding sequence ATGTTTGATAGAAGTATTTTTTCAAAACGATTAATTGAACTAAGAACTAAGAATAATATTATGGCAAAAGACATTGCTTTAGATATTGGAATATCAAAACAAGCCTTTAGCCAATATGAAAAACAAATATCTACTCCTTCAGCTAATATACTAATAGCTATAGCTGAATATTTTAATGTGTCTCTTGATTATCTTACTGGTCGCACTGATGAACCGTTCAATCCAAATGTTAAAAAATAA
- a CDS encoding helix-turn-helix domain-containing protein translates to MNSTRIKKKRLEYEWSQEFVAEKIGITKSAYSNIETLKRRPSYEVLVKLENLFNLSHRDLLQQVPDENILSKL, encoded by the coding sequence ATGAATTCAACAAGAATTAAGAAAAAAAGATTAGAATATGAATGGTCTCAGGAATTTGTAGCTGAAAAAATAGGTATAACAAAATCAGCATATTCCAATATAGAAACATTAAAAAGAAGACCATCCTATGAAGTTCTTGTCAAATTAGAAAACCTATTTAACCTTTCTCACAGGGATTTGCTGCAACAAGTCCCTGATGAAAACATTTTATCAAAATTATAG
- a CDS encoding helix-turn-helix domain-containing protein: MKYEIFSLRLKQLRLSNNLTLLQLGNNVGSTKATISNLENGNKKPSLELILTLAEYFNVSLDYLTGRSDSSNITTVNDDNKNLTKKEIELLQYFKLLNKYEKNLIIGKMSEMIYNKNVDDNQVELSKELVNIELKDKLNN; encoded by the coding sequence ATGAAATATGAAATTTTTTCTCTTAGGCTTAAACAATTGAGATTATCAAACAATTTAACATTATTACAACTTGGTAATAATGTTGGCTCAACTAAAGCTACTATTAGCAATTTAGAAAATGGAAATAAAAAACCCAGTCTTGAGCTAATTCTTACCTTAGCTGAATATTTTAATGTGTCTCTTGATTATCTTACTGGAAGATCAGACAGCTCGAATATTACTACTGTTAATGACGATAATAAGAATCTAACAAAAAAAGAAATAGAATTACTTCAGTATTTTAAACTTTTAAATAAATATGAAAAAAATCTTATTATAGGTAAGATGTCTGAAATGATTTATAATAAGAATGTTGACGATAATCAAGTAGAATTGTCTAAAGAACTTGTAAATATAGAATTGAAAGATAAACTAAATAATTGA